A genomic region of Halopelagius longus contains the following coding sequences:
- a CDS encoding DUF3006 domain-containing protein — MTERIYTAVLDRFEEENAVLLLEREGELVDETVVPRAMLPAAGRHQDAVFGVYLADEESMEFSYDPDRTRERRDAAQSRFDRLSRRLGDEESDSDEK, encoded by the coding sequence GTGACCGAGCGCATCTACACCGCCGTACTGGACCGCTTCGAAGAGGAGAACGCGGTGCTCCTCCTCGAACGGGAGGGCGAACTCGTCGACGAGACGGTCGTCCCGCGGGCGATGCTTCCCGCGGCGGGACGACACCAAGACGCCGTCTTCGGCGTCTACCTCGCCGACGAGGAGTCGATGGAGTTCAGCTACGACCCCGACCGGACGCGGGAGCGACGCGACGCGGCGCAGTCCCGATTCGACCGCCTCTCCCGGCGGTTGGGCGACGAGGAGTCGGACTCCGACGAGAAGTGA